One stretch of Planococcus sp. PAMC 21323 DNA includes these proteins:
- a CDS encoding acyl-CoA dehydrogenase family protein, translating to MDFSFTEEQEMLRHTTRGFVDKEILPFIEEWDRTGKSDPAIYKKLADLGLMGVCIPEEYGGGGMDYNSLAIVCEELERGDTAFRTAVSVHTGLNSLTILQWGTEEQKQRYLIPQAKGEKVGAFGLTEPSAGSDVVAMKSTALKQGDHYLLNGQKTWISLCDVADHFIVFAYTGDQAEKHKAISAFIVERTWNGFSSKAIKGKHGIRAGNTGELFFEDVKIPKENLLGKEGEGFKIAMAALDNGRFTVAAGAVGQIMACLEASVSYCRQRQTFGQEIGRHQLVQQMIANMEAGFQMSRLLVYRAGELKNKGKRNTRETSLAKWQACDFAYKAADDAFQIHGAYGYSDEYPVSRYLRNSKAPVIYEGTREIHTIMQAEYVLGYKEDKALSHTLPAWEQQSGISE from the coding sequence ATGGATTTTTCATTTACCGAAGAGCAAGAGATGTTGCGGCATACAACACGTGGATTTGTGGACAAAGAAATACTACCGTTTATCGAAGAATGGGATCGTACCGGTAAATCAGATCCTGCTATTTACAAGAAACTCGCAGACTTAGGTTTGATGGGTGTTTGCATACCTGAAGAATATGGTGGCGGTGGCATGGATTATAATTCGCTGGCAATTGTTTGTGAAGAACTTGAACGCGGGGACACAGCATTTCGCACAGCGGTTTCAGTTCATACGGGCTTGAACAGCTTGACCATTCTGCAATGGGGGACAGAAGAACAAAAGCAGCGATATTTAATCCCACAAGCAAAAGGAGAGAAAGTCGGAGCTTTTGGGTTGACCGAACCAAGCGCTGGGTCAGATGTAGTAGCGATGAAATCGACGGCTTTAAAACAAGGCGATCATTATTTACTAAACGGACAGAAGACGTGGATTTCACTATGTGATGTGGCAGATCATTTTATCGTATTTGCTTATACTGGAGACCAAGCAGAAAAGCACAAGGCGATTTCTGCATTTATTGTCGAGCGTACATGGAATGGATTTTCTTCTAAAGCGATTAAAGGCAAACACGGAATTCGTGCAGGCAATACCGGTGAACTATTTTTTGAAGATGTCAAAATACCGAAAGAAAACTTGTTAGGAAAAGAAGGCGAAGGATTTAAAATTGCGATGGCTGCTCTTGATAATGGACGATTTACCGTGGCAGCTGGGGCGGTAGGGCAAATCATGGCATGCTTAGAAGCGAGTGTCAGTTACTGCCGACAACGCCAAACATTCGGCCAAGAGATTGGGCGTCATCAATTGGTACAACAAATGATTGCCAACATGGAAGCTGGCTTTCAAATGAGTCGCCTACTTGTTTATCGTGCAGGAGAGCTAAAGAATAAAGGAAAGCGCAATACACGAGAAACTTCTTTGGCGAAATGGCAAGCTTGTGATTTTGCTTATAAAGCTGCAGATGATGCTTTCCAAATTCACGGAGCCTATGGCTATTCAGACGAATATCCAGTAAGCCGCTACTTACGTAACTCGAAAGCTCCGGTGATTTATGAAGGCACGCGTGAAATTCATACGATTATGCAAGCAGAATATGTTTTAGGATATAAAGAAGATAAAGCTTTATCACACACATTGCCAGCTTGGGAACAGCAAAGCGGTATAAGTGAATAA
- a CDS encoding PspA/IM30 family protein, whose protein sequence is MEILKRFKDIMTSNIHALLDKAEDPEKMIDQYLRDLNSDLGKVKSETAAIMAAEKRERRELSEVEKEIDDMQRYAVKALEAGNEEDARKFLQRKAELSEKLTDKKTAVELAAANTQQMRQMHDKLESDIGELESRRSELKGKAAVAKTQKRMNDFASSVDGAGERISAFDKMEQKINQELDRANAMSELNKSSGTDIKDLASKYDGDASVDNELESLKAGINVDDELAALKTQLGKDK, encoded by the coding sequence ATGGAAATTTTAAAACGATTTAAAGATATTATGACGAGCAATATTCATGCGCTATTAGACAAAGCTGAAGATCCGGAAAAAATGATCGATCAATATTTGCGTGATTTGAATAGCGACTTAGGCAAGGTGAAATCAGAAACAGCTGCGATTATGGCGGCTGAAAAACGAGAACGCCGTGAACTGAGTGAAGTTGAAAAAGAAATTGACGACATGCAGCGCTATGCTGTAAAAGCATTAGAAGCAGGAAATGAAGAAGATGCTCGTAAGTTTTTGCAACGTAAAGCGGAGCTTTCTGAAAAATTAACAGATAAAAAGACGGCTGTAGAACTAGCAGCTGCCAATACGCAACAAATGCGCCAAATGCATGACAAGCTAGAATCGGATATCGGCGAACTAGAATCTCGTCGCTCTGAACTAAAAGGTAAAGCTGCTGTAGCAAAAACACAAAAACGAATGAACGATTTTGCTTCGTCAGTCGATGGAGCAGGTGAGCGAATTTCTGCTTTTGACAAAATGGAACAAAAAATCAACCAAGAGCTTGATAGAGCAAATGCAATGTCGGAACTAAATAAAAGTTCAGGAACTGATATTAAAGATTTGGCATCAAAATATGATGGTGACGCATCTGTTGATAATGAGCTAGAGTCGCTAAAAGCTGGCATCAATGTAGACGATGAATTAGCAGCATTAAAAACTCAATTAGGCAAAGACAAATGA
- a CDS encoding TFIIB-type zinc ribbon-containing protein translates to MVTQYKCPNCGSDMAYDSESGHLSCPNCGRQDDIETFPETNIIRKFDPGEAKEYHCENCGAVILTEAETTATHCSFCGAPVLLADRLTGDLAPAKVIPFTVSKEEAVAAFKKWTKNGRLTPRGFTSGDRIKKMTGMYVPFWLYDIEGKADVAALATRVRSYTTGDTIYTETDFYDVRRELDLSYLKVPADASEKMDDDLMDKLEPYNYEELKDFKMPYLAGYLAEKYDYDDEQIFSRVESKIVPYIDSYIGSTISGYSTVSYTNKQIHTNKKNVYYTLFPVWMVYYDFDNKEHTFAMNGQTGKVVGKPPISAFKVAAWFTGIAASTFAVVKAISFAVGGVFW, encoded by the coding sequence ATGGTCACTCAATATAAATGTCCAAACTGTGGCTCGGATATGGCATACGATAGCGAATCAGGCCATCTTTCCTGTCCGAACTGTGGCAGACAAGATGACATCGAAACATTTCCGGAAACGAATATTATTCGGAAGTTCGACCCAGGTGAAGCAAAAGAATACCATTGTGAAAACTGCGGAGCGGTTATTTTAACAGAAGCAGAAACCACAGCCACCCATTGCAGTTTTTGTGGTGCACCGGTGTTATTAGCAGATCGATTAACAGGAGACTTAGCTCCTGCTAAAGTGATTCCTTTTACCGTCAGTAAAGAAGAAGCTGTTGCTGCTTTTAAAAAGTGGACGAAAAATGGCAGATTAACGCCAAGAGGATTTACAAGTGGCGACCGCATAAAAAAAATGACGGGGATGTATGTGCCATTTTGGTTATATGATATTGAAGGAAAAGCTGATGTCGCAGCACTTGCAACGAGAGTACGTAGTTATACGACAGGCGATACGATTTACACAGAGACCGATTTTTATGATGTGCGCCGGGAGTTAGATCTCAGTTATTTAAAAGTGCCAGCTGATGCATCGGAAAAAATGGACGATGACTTAATGGATAAACTCGAGCCTTATAATTACGAGGAACTTAAAGATTTTAAAATGCCTTATTTAGCAGGGTATCTTGCGGAAAAATATGATTATGATGACGAACAAATATTTTCACGAGTCGAATCAAAAATCGTTCCTTATATCGATTCGTATATAGGCAGTACCATTTCAGGCTATTCAACTGTTAGCTATACCAACAAACAAATTCATACCAATAAAAAAAATGTCTACTATACGTTATTTCCTGTATGGATGGTTTATTACGACTTTGACAATAAAGAACATACTTTTGCGATGAATGGTCAAACGGGTAAAGTGGTAGGCAAGCCACCGATTAGCGCGTTTAAAGTGGCTGCCTGGTTTACCGGAATTGCAGCTTCCACATTTGCAGTAGTAAAAGCCATTTCGTTTGCTGTGGGAGGTGTTTTTTGGTGA
- a CDS encoding TPM domain-containing protein — protein sequence MSTFKAKGLQIICLLLLFIGISGMTVFAAADQHIYDDANLLSKAEIVELEAVATEYSQKQDVDFLFLTSADEQSTDIITYMSDFFDDWAVENNQENAVLLTMNIATRDVYLAGFGTAETTLDNKRVDLVLDRIISEMQNGDYADAFRETVTTSSRYMEFKPGVNPENIFLKTWFQVGIALLLGGAVVSFMLYNSAGRVTTTASTYFDGNNTRVTETRDQFRNKTVSRRKVPKSNSGGGGFGGGGSTGGGRSFSGGGRKF from the coding sequence GTGAGCACGTTTAAAGCAAAAGGATTGCAGATAATTTGTTTATTGCTTTTATTTATTGGAATAAGTGGCATGACTGTATTTGCTGCAGCCGATCAGCACATATACGATGATGCCAATTTATTGAGCAAAGCAGAAATAGTTGAATTAGAAGCGGTCGCGACAGAATATAGTCAGAAACAAGATGTAGATTTTTTGTTTTTAACTTCTGCTGATGAACAGTCAACAGACATCATTACATACATGAGTGATTTTTTTGATGACTGGGCAGTCGAAAACAACCAAGAAAATGCGGTTTTGCTGACGATGAATATTGCTACGCGCGATGTTTACTTAGCTGGTTTTGGAACAGCGGAAACAACACTAGATAACAAACGTGTCGATTTGGTACTCGATCGAATTATTTCGGAAATGCAAAATGGTGATTATGCAGATGCTTTCCGTGAAACGGTAACGACATCAAGCCGTTATATGGAGTTTAAGCCAGGTGTTAATCCGGAAAACATCTTTTTAAAAACATGGTTTCAAGTAGGAATTGCGTTACTACTAGGGGGAGCCGTTGTCAGTTTCATGCTCTACAATTCAGCTGGACGTGTCACGACAACAGCTAGCACTTATTTTGATGGCAATAATACGAGAGTGACAGAAACAAGAGACCAATTCCGGAATAAAACCGTCTCACGTCGTAAAGTTCCTAAAAGCAATAGTGGAGGTGGCGGCTTTGGTGGTGGTGGAAGTACCGGAGGCGGGCGATCATTTAGTGGCGGTGGACGCAAGTTTTAA
- a CDS encoding SPFH domain-containing protein has protein sequence MGFFGNQFSDVVEWEEFREDMIFWKWTNNEVKKGSKLIIRPGQDAIFINNGKVEGIFEDEGEYDIESEIVPFLSTLKGFRFGFNSGMRVEVLFVNTKEFTVRWGTQNPINIPSPQLPGGMPIRANGTFQFKVSDYIGLIDKIAGVRSSYLVEDVKIRITAILDQLLMRWISKEGKDMFNLQANAREIGQGIQDDLNMQLMDDGMKVTGFQVMSFNYPKEIQDMINKSASHGMVGDVSKYQQISVADAMGKSSGSNTASDMAGMMMGMNIAKEMMDDKKESGPNKQQSTATNTNDSNTGSTSGDQTVPKFCPNCGQKNEGSKFCPNCGQKLA, from the coding sequence ATGGGCTTTTTCGGCAATCAATTTTCAGATGTAGTGGAATGGGAAGAATTCAGAGAAGATATGATTTTCTGGAAATGGACCAATAACGAAGTGAAAAAAGGCAGTAAGCTTATTATTCGTCCAGGACAAGATGCTATCTTTATTAATAATGGTAAAGTTGAAGGGATTTTTGAAGATGAAGGTGAGTACGATATTGAATCAGAAATCGTGCCATTCCTATCGACGTTAAAAGGTTTCCGTTTTGGCTTTAATAGTGGCATGCGTGTTGAGGTTTTGTTTGTGAATACCAAAGAATTTACTGTCAGATGGGGGACGCAAAATCCAATCAATATCCCATCACCACAGCTTCCAGGGGGCATGCCAATTCGTGCAAACGGTACATTCCAATTTAAAGTTAGCGATTATATTGGGTTGATCGATAAAATTGCGGGCGTCCGAAGTAGTTATTTAGTGGAAGATGTGAAAATCCGGATTACGGCAATTTTGGATCAACTGTTAATGAGATGGATTAGTAAAGAAGGCAAGGACATGTTCAATTTGCAAGCGAATGCACGAGAAATTGGACAAGGCATTCAAGATGATTTAAATATGCAGTTAATGGACGATGGCATGAAAGTAACAGGCTTCCAAGTGATGAGTTTTAACTATCCGAAGGAAATTCAAGACATGATCAACAAAAGTGCGTCACACGGAATGGTTGGTGACGTTTCGAAATACCAACAAATTTCTGTGGCAGATGCTATGGGCAAGTCATCTGGGTCGAATACGGCATCTGATATGGCGGGTATGATGATGGGCATGAACATCGCGAAAGAAATGATGGACGACAAAAAAGAATCAGGTCCCAACAAACAGCAAAGCACAGCTACGAACACAAATGATTCCAACACTGGTTCAACAAGTGGTGATCAAACGGTACCGAAATTCTGTCCAAACTGCGGGCAAAAAAATGAAGGTTCGAAATTCTGTCCGAATTGTGGGCAGAAATTAGCATAA
- a CDS encoding DUF2812 domain-containing protein, producing the protein MIKIYRPFWSYDVEKTETWLSQMAKDGHIFEKLDRWTRCFYFNEGDAELRFYQIAYDKFKSPTLSSTLLNDGWEMAALAGKWQVSTNSQSIESIKKFPTRDGVIKHNQRITYLFYGLLFYLLAVLAAPISLAFSYLFMGEAVVVEESPYWILTYLFFAIVIGLVILGIYSIIKITKTNKKMSEPLVVEPIQTNTSVEKQRKRELKHSGRRVTKIRFAWMYSPDKLETWLESMEQRGFNLVRVNPIGMIFHFSKGKPRRIAYKVDYQRQPPASYFNIHQEAGWSNCFNSISNLEKWTIWSQEYTQDQGRPQLYSDNSTRINQAKKMVLTYTTFFLPFTLLYLYFLFNSFNQKTELSQWLSWGTFAFILCITIYGSLLVKLWTYYMRLKKQVSV; encoded by the coding sequence ATGATTAAAATATATAGACCTTTCTGGAGCTATGACGTTGAAAAAACTGAAACGTGGCTCTCACAAATGGCAAAAGATGGCCATATCTTTGAGAAATTAGATCGATGGACGCGCTGCTTTTATTTTAATGAAGGTGATGCGGAATTGCGTTTTTATCAAATTGCTTATGACAAATTTAAATCACCTACACTTTCTTCAACTTTGCTAAACGACGGTTGGGAAATGGCTGCACTAGCTGGAAAATGGCAAGTTTCGACAAACAGTCAATCTATAGAGTCCATAAAAAAATTCCCCACTAGAGATGGAGTTATTAAACACAACCAAAGGATTACGTATCTTTTCTATGGACTTTTATTTTATTTATTGGCTGTACTCGCAGCTCCCATTTCTTTAGCTTTTTCCTATCTATTCATGGGTGAAGCTGTTGTTGTAGAAGAAAGCCCATATTGGATTTTGACGTATTTATTTTTTGCAATAGTCATTGGATTGGTTATACTAGGCATTTACTCTATTATCAAAATTACAAAAACAAATAAAAAAATGAGTGAACCACTAGTTGTAGAGCCTATTCAAACGAACACGAGTGTCGAAAAACAAAGAAAACGAGAACTGAAACATTCAGGTCGCCGAGTAACTAAAATTCGATTCGCTTGGATGTATTCTCCTGATAAATTGGAAACCTGGCTTGAGTCTATGGAACAACGTGGATTCAACTTAGTGCGTGTCAATCCAATCGGCATGATTTTTCACTTTTCTAAAGGCAAGCCGCGTCGCATAGCTTATAAAGTCGATTACCAACGCCAACCACCTGCAAGTTATTTTAACATTCATCAAGAAGCTGGCTGGTCTAATTGCTTTAACTCCATTTCGAACTTAGAAAAGTGGACCATTTGGAGTCAAGAATATACACAAGATCAAGGGCGACCGCAATTATATAGCGATAATTCCACTCGAATCAACCAGGCTAAAAAGATGGTCCTTACGTATACTACCTTCTTTTTACCTTTTACACTTTTGTACCTTTATTTCCTATTTAATAGCTTTAATCAAAAAACAGAGTTGTCTCAATGGCTATCATGGGGAACTTTTGCATTTATACTCTGCATCACTATTTATGGGTCCTTATTAGTCAAACTATGGACGTATTATATGCGTTTGAAAAAACAAGTTTCTGTATAA
- a CDS encoding PadR family transcriptional regulator produces the protein MDIQKMLKKYVPMTETAFYILLSLTTPRHGYGIIKHVEDLTAGRLVLGSGTVYGTLTKMQKDGVIVVFADEYRKTVYEITDTGKQLMNREIQRLKELHQNALAFEEDFQ, from the coding sequence ATGGATATTCAAAAAATGCTAAAAAAATATGTGCCTATGACAGAGACCGCTTTTTATATCTTGTTATCTTTAACAACACCGCGTCATGGCTATGGGATTATTAAACATGTTGAAGACCTTACAGCAGGACGACTTGTTCTTGGATCAGGTACTGTTTATGGCACTTTAACAAAAATGCAAAAAGATGGTGTCATTGTGGTATTCGCGGACGAATATCGAAAAACGGTTTACGAAATCACCGATACTGGCAAACAATTAATGAATCGAGAAATTCAAAGACTTAAAGAGTTACATCAAAACGCTTTAGCTTTTGAGGAGGATTTCCAATGA
- a CDS encoding YjiH family protein, whose protein sequence is MTMLQSEKKTIESIDTWKFLIPSIIGALLFLCPISYDGQITIGVGILASFLLSTFGDVIPGFIVILLGFSALASVLATITKPEFVQNSPFLSSTFINGPLGLVVRVLAFTFGFMAYYEMGPEIISSRATGGVVLYDLAPVLLTWFLFAGILLPLLVEFGLMEFVGTLLNKFMRPVFTLPGRSSIDAMASWMGAAPVGVLVTMKQYDEGNYSGREASVIATTFSIASVAFSLVVANVVGIGHLFFPFYLAVSVACLVAAIIMPRIPPLSRKKDDYYAPVGKQVDDTIPEGASLFQWGFDEARRKASSAASPKKLAKMGVETVLDIWLALIPLVFALGTIALIVAEYTPLFKIISYPLIPALTMFGLPEAAEAAPTFLVGFADMFLPAVLGGGIESELTRFVLAGVSLTQIIYMSEIGILILRSNIPVKFWELAVIFVLRTIITLPILVLFAHLFV, encoded by the coding sequence ATGACCATGTTACAAAGCGAAAAAAAGACGATTGAATCCATCGATACGTGGAAGTTTTTAATTCCTTCCATTATCGGCGCATTACTTTTCTTATGTCCGATTTCTTATGATGGGCAAATAACAATTGGTGTCGGCATTTTGGCCTCCTTCTTATTATCTACATTTGGTGATGTTATTCCTGGATTTATTGTTATCTTACTCGGCTTTTCAGCACTGGCTAGCGTACTGGCTACAATCACAAAGCCTGAGTTTGTTCAAAACTCTCCCTTCTTAAGCAGTACTTTTATTAACGGACCTTTAGGTCTAGTTGTTCGTGTATTGGCATTTACTTTTGGATTTATGGCGTATTACGAAATGGGTCCTGAAATCATTTCGTCAAGAGCCACAGGTGGGGTTGTGCTGTATGACTTAGCACCTGTATTGTTAACTTGGTTCTTATTTGCTGGGATTCTACTGCCATTACTCGTAGAATTTGGCTTAATGGAATTTGTCGGAACTTTATTAAACAAATTCATGCGTCCTGTCTTTACTTTACCTGGACGTTCTTCGATCGATGCGATGGCTTCTTGGATGGGCGCAGCGCCCGTTGGAGTTTTGGTAACGATGAAACAATACGATGAAGGTAACTATTCTGGACGTGAAGCTTCTGTTATTGCAACGACGTTCTCGATTGCCTCTGTTGCGTTTAGTTTAGTCGTTGCAAATGTTGTCGGCATTGGTCATTTGTTCTTCCCGTTTTACTTAGCCGTATCCGTCGCTTGTTTAGTGGCAGCGATTATTATGCCACGCATTCCCCCGCTATCTCGGAAGAAAGATGACTACTACGCTCCAGTTGGAAAGCAAGTCGATGACACTATTCCTGAAGGTGCTTCTCTATTTCAATGGGGATTTGATGAAGCTCGTCGCAAAGCAAGCAGTGCGGCAAGCCCGAAAAAGCTTGCTAAAATGGGAGTCGAAACAGTACTCGATATTTGGCTAGCGTTAATCCCGCTTGTTTTTGCTCTAGGTACAATCGCTTTGATCGTGGCTGAATACACTCCACTTTTCAAAATTATTTCTTATCCATTAATTCCGGCACTGACAATGTTCGGATTGCCTGAAGCAGCTGAGGCGGCACCTACTTTCTTAGTTGGTTTTGCAGATATGTTCTTACCAGCAGTACTTGGTGGTGGAATTGAAAGTGAATTAACTCGCTTTGTTCTAGCTGGAGTGTCATTGACGCAAATTATTTATATGTCTGAAATCGGCATTTTAATCTTGCGTTCAAACATTCCTGTGAAGTTCTGGGAACTTGCAGTAATCTTCGTTTTACGTACAATCATCACCTTACCAATTCTTGTATTGTTTGCTCATCTATTTGTATAA
- a CDS encoding sigma 54-interacting transcriptional regulator → MNNLFLLPNTNEEIIETYDEDIIVTTREGRIIKASKCSGDAYGVTAEELLGKSVYDLEAAGIFSPAITPLVLKQKKKVVIRQNTPSGKKALITGIPLFNDSGEVDFVVSYSYDMSQLMVMKEYLVNLEAEMSKVKGELAHLRNQQLHVEGCVMESPSSSRALQIASKMSQLEVPVVICGEPGTGKTALAKFIHSQSSRKNAAFIEVNCSAIPESVFEISFTGLGDEGYINLAAGGTLVLNEIEQLSLASQAILYKILQQPHTARVLAISTTSIEEAVTAGKFREDLFYFLHLASIELFPLRERPEDLDQTISRVIEELNQKYTQQKSITDDLYFHLLQLPWKGNFRELRNVLERSYIENESVLITLDDLPITYQPDSDERIGFELQGQTLPHILESVEKKVVLNAQKRYRTTTEMAHILGISQPSVVRKLKKYTNTPIGGEII, encoded by the coding sequence ATGAACAATTTATTTCTGCTTCCCAATACCAACGAAGAAATTATCGAAACGTATGATGAAGACATTATCGTGACTACACGAGAAGGTCGCATCATCAAAGCCTCTAAATGCAGTGGCGATGCATACGGTGTAACGGCTGAAGAATTACTTGGAAAATCTGTTTACGATTTAGAAGCGGCAGGAATCTTTTCTCCTGCTATCACGCCTCTCGTATTAAAACAAAAGAAAAAAGTGGTCATTAGACAAAATACGCCTTCTGGAAAAAAAGCATTGATTACAGGGATTCCTCTTTTCAACGATAGCGGTGAAGTGGACTTTGTTGTTAGTTATTCTTACGACATGTCTCAGTTGATGGTCATGAAAGAGTACCTAGTAAATCTAGAAGCAGAAATGTCTAAAGTAAAAGGAGAGCTTGCTCACCTCCGCAATCAGCAACTTCATGTTGAGGGATGTGTTATGGAAAGTCCTTCATCAAGCCGTGCACTTCAAATAGCTAGTAAGATGTCGCAGCTCGAAGTTCCTGTTGTAATCTGTGGAGAACCTGGTACCGGAAAAACGGCGTTAGCTAAATTTATTCACTCACAGAGCAGTCGGAAAAATGCTGCTTTTATCGAAGTCAATTGCAGCGCAATTCCTGAATCGGTGTTTGAAATCAGCTTTACAGGGCTTGGTGATGAAGGTTATATAAACTTAGCCGCAGGAGGAACACTGGTACTTAATGAAATTGAACAATTGTCACTTGCTTCACAAGCAATACTGTATAAGATTTTGCAACAACCACATACTGCGCGTGTACTTGCTATTAGTACGACCTCAATTGAAGAAGCTGTTACTGCCGGTAAATTTCGTGAAGATTTGTTTTATTTTTTACATTTGGCTTCTATAGAATTATTCCCGTTAAGAGAACGACCCGAAGATTTAGACCAAACGATCAGTCGTGTAATAGAAGAGCTAAATCAAAAATATACCCAACAAAAATCAATTACCGATGATTTGTATTTCCACTTATTGCAGTTGCCTTGGAAAGGTAATTTTCGTGAATTACGTAATGTATTAGAACGTAGCTATATCGAAAATGAGTCAGTACTCATCACACTCGATGACCTTCCCATCACTTACCAACCTGATTCAGATGAACGCATCGGCTTTGAACTTCAAGGTCAAACACTTCCTCATATTTTGGAATCGGTTGAGAAGAAAGTAGTGCTGAATGCACAAAAGCGCTACCGAACAACAACTGAAATGGCGCATATTCTAGGGATTAGCCAACCATCCGTTGTCCGCAAACTAAAGAAATATACAAACACACCTATTGGGGGGGAAATTATATGA
- a CDS encoding S-layer homology domain-containing protein, whose protein sequence is MRKLIVLLCFLLTLSLAFPVAAASDLPKSHMFYDEINYLIERNVLNGYPDGTMHPDSGVTRAEVVMMIGRLKGFDGKQQNTIFSDVPSSHKASGYIAAAAKAKLINGYPDGTYRPNNTITRAEMAFILSRLFVVPFRADVSFTDISPDMAVFEPIQQILAANITIGYPNKTFRPNVKVTRGQFSAFLARGLEAKFKNRATISNSYLRDKTKSYSYDTEYGAERHVYNYVPSRYGLEMGFVWSIYKEDRSLLTDTLEFETHESYIFGMPYSEAYTELIYPIKIGQAWYTDTEYSAPRVITKTNVTVHTPFKTFTNAVEVTVAANPQFSEKGHVYYMVEGYGEVKSVNLDGTVTKELVAVE, encoded by the coding sequence GTGAGAAAGCTTATTGTTCTACTTTGTTTCTTGTTAACTTTGTCATTAGCATTTCCTGTTGCCGCAGCTTCTGATTTACCAAAGTCTCATATGTTTTACGACGAAATCAATTATCTCATCGAACGTAATGTATTAAATGGCTATCCCGATGGCACGATGCATCCAGACTCAGGAGTAACACGCGCCGAAGTAGTTATGATGATCGGTCGTCTAAAAGGATTTGATGGCAAGCAACAGAATACCATTTTTTCAGATGTACCTTCTTCTCACAAAGCAAGCGGGTATATTGCAGCCGCAGCAAAAGCCAAGTTAATCAATGGCTATCCGGACGGCACTTATCGCCCAAACAACACAATCACTAGAGCTGAAATGGCGTTTATTTTGTCTCGTTTGTTCGTTGTCCCCTTCCGTGCAGATGTCAGCTTTACAGATATCTCACCTGACATGGCCGTTTTCGAGCCCATCCAACAAATACTAGCGGCTAATATTACCATCGGTTATCCAAATAAAACGTTTCGTCCAAATGTAAAGGTAACGCGGGGGCAGTTTTCTGCATTTCTAGCACGCGGTCTTGAAGCTAAGTTTAAAAACCGAGCAACCATTTCAAACTCTTATTTAAGAGACAAAACAAAATCTTATAGTTATGATACGGAATATGGAGCAGAGCGGCATGTCTATAATTACGTACCATCGCGCTACGGGTTAGAGATGGGCTTTGTTTGGAGCATCTATAAAGAAGATAGATCTTTATTAACTGATACATTAGAATTCGAAACACATGAAAGCTATATATTTGGTATGCCCTATTCAGAGGCGTACACAGAATTAATTTATCCAATTAAAATTGGACAAGCCTGGTATACGGATACTGAGTATTCAGCTCCTCGTGTCATCACGAAAACGAACGTAACGGTACACACACCGTTTAAGACATTTACTAATGCCGTAGAAGTTACAGTTGCCGCCAACCCCCAATTTTCTGAAAAAGGTCATGTTTATTATATGGTAGAAGGTTATGGGGAAGTAAAATCAGTAAACTTAGATGGTACCGTTACAAAAGAATTGGTCGCTGTCGAATAA